The proteins below are encoded in one region of Vogesella indigofera:
- a CDS encoding multiubiquitin domain-containing protein, with the protein MTTNIEVVNIETYAKANKPVPAGHKYQIKIDKQLYVVEVEQMTGRDILMLAGKIPPERHILQLKEGKSVRKIELDEVVSFLAPGVERFMTIPNEVTEGDASFSRRQFGLLEEDERYLNSLGLPWEAVTEGGIQRVVIHSWPVPTGYNVERASVNVQLPPGYPDTQIDMAYFYPALSRQDGRAIGALCPDSFDGKTWQRWSRHRTASSQWRIGTDCLETHMALVADWLAMELRK; encoded by the coding sequence ATGACTACCAATATCGAAGTTGTAAACATCGAAACCTACGCCAAGGCCAACAAGCCGGTTCCTGCCGGACATAAGTATCAGATCAAGATCGACAAGCAACTGTACGTTGTTGAAGTCGAGCAGATGACGGGGCGAGACATTTTGATGCTCGCAGGCAAGATTCCGCCTGAACGCCATATCCTCCAACTTAAGGAGGGCAAGAGTGTTCGCAAGATTGAGCTCGATGAGGTTGTGAGCTTCCTGGCTCCGGGAGTCGAGCGCTTTATGACTATCCCGAACGAGGTGACTGAAGGGGACGCGAGTTTTTCGCGACGCCAGTTTGGCCTGCTGGAAGAGGATGAGCGCTATCTGAACTCCTTGGGCCTTCCTTGGGAGGCGGTCACGGAAGGTGGCATTCAGCGCGTGGTGATTCATAGCTGGCCGGTGCCGACCGGGTACAACGTGGAGCGTGCTAGCGTTAACGTGCAACTTCCCCCAGGCTATCCCGACACTCAAATCGATATGGCATATTTCTACCCGGCACTGAGCCGCCAAGATGGGCGAGCCATTGGTGCTCTGTGTCCGGATAGTTTTGATGGTAAGACGTGGCAGCGCTGGTCACGACACCGTACAGCAAGTAGTCAGTGGCGTATCGGTACTGACTGTCTCGAAACGCATATGGCATTGGTTGCCGATTGGCTGGCAATGGAGTTGCGCAAATGA